The Martelella sp. AD-3 genome includes a region encoding these proteins:
- the secDF gene encoding protein translocase subunit SecDF, translating to MLYFSRWKTLFIWLVVALGVVIATPNLLSNQQLAKLPGWMPDSRVTLGLDLQGGSYIMLQVDRSDIVTDRMNTLVDDVRADLREAQVRYTGLSGSGETAQVRITDPDQYVTAEEALQPLAEYVNAGTLNGGTFQEVTIDDDGNGLIRLALTEQGIDYRMRSAVQQSIEVIRRRVDELGTTEPLIQRQGDDRIIVQVPGLDDPQRLKSLLNQTAKLTFHMVDTSVNVQDAIEGRPPAGDEVLYSMDDPPVPYVIEKRALISGEDLVDAKAAFDQRTNEPVVNFRFDSRGAQRFAQATQQNVGRPFAIVLDSQIVSAPVINEPILGGSGQISGNFTVQGANDLAVLLRAGALPATLTVVEERTVGPSLGADSIRAGVLASVIGAGLVVIFMVVFYGMFGLVANIALFFNIVMLIALLSVIGATLTLPGIAGIVLTIGMAVDSNVLIYERIREERRRNGRSVVQSVDAGFRKAFGTIIDANLTTLIAAVILFFLGSGPVRGFAVTLAIGILTTIFSAFYLTRFMISEWVRRRRPKELPKGIRTGMFDGINFSFMSFRRISFAASAILTVASVVGFATHGMNLGIDFTGGSVVQVESKSGPADIGQIRSDLNNLNIGAVQAQGFGSDRDVLIRVPAQDGGANAEQSAISKIRSSLESSYDFVRVEVVGPVVSGELSRSATIGVLASLIAILMYIWFRFEWQFAVGAIIATAHDVLLTIGIFVLTGVEFNLTSIAAVLTIVGYSLNDTVVVYDRVRENLRRYQKMPLPELLDISINHTLSRTILTALTTMLALAALYLFGGEVIRSFTFAMLFGVAIGTYSSIYIAAPILIAFKLRPDTFQKKDEEKGAPEEQGTVTGI from the coding sequence ATGCTGTATTTTTCCCGTTGGAAGACCCTATTCATCTGGCTTGTCGTGGCGCTCGGAGTGGTCATTGCCACGCCGAACCTCCTCAGCAACCAGCAACTGGCGAAGCTTCCGGGATGGATGCCGGACAGCAGGGTCACGCTGGGTCTCGACCTTCAGGGCGGTTCCTACATCATGCTGCAGGTTGACCGCAGCGACATCGTCACCGATCGCATGAACACGCTGGTCGACGATGTCCGCGCCGATCTGCGCGAGGCGCAGGTACGCTATACCGGCCTCTCGGGCTCGGGCGAGACGGCGCAGGTGCGCATCACCGATCCCGACCAGTATGTGACGGCCGAAGAGGCGCTGCAGCCGCTCGCCGAATACGTGAACGCCGGCACGCTGAACGGCGGCACTTTCCAGGAAGTGACCATCGATGACGACGGCAACGGGCTGATCCGGCTTGCGCTCACCGAACAGGGGATCGACTACCGCATGCGCTCCGCCGTGCAGCAGTCGATCGAGGTCATCCGCCGCCGCGTCGACGAGCTCGGCACCACCGAACCTCTGATCCAGCGCCAGGGCGACGACCGCATCATCGTCCAGGTGCCCGGTCTCGATGACCCGCAGCGCCTCAAGTCGCTGTTGAACCAGACCGCGAAACTGACCTTCCACATGGTCGATACATCGGTGAATGTGCAGGACGCCATCGAGGGCCGTCCGCCGGCAGGCGATGAAGTGCTTTACTCGATGGACGATCCGCCGGTGCCTTACGTGATTGAAAAGCGCGCGCTGATTTCCGGTGAAGACCTTGTCGATGCCAAGGCGGCCTTCGACCAGCGGACCAACGAACCGGTCGTCAATTTCCGCTTCGATTCGCGCGGCGCCCAGCGCTTTGCGCAGGCGACGCAGCAGAATGTCGGCCGTCCCTTCGCCATCGTGCTCGATAGCCAGATCGTGTCCGCGCCGGTGATCAACGAGCCGATCCTCGGCGGGTCCGGTCAGATTTCCGGCAATTTCACGGTGCAGGGCGCGAATGATCTTGCCGTGCTGCTGCGCGCCGGCGCACTGCCGGCGACGCTGACAGTGGTCGAGGAACGCACGGTCGGCCCGAGCCTCGGCGCCGATTCGATCCGCGCGGGCGTTCTCGCCTCCGTCATCGGCGCGGGCCTTGTTGTCATCTTCATGGTCGTCTTCTACGGCATGTTCGGCCTGGTCGCGAATATCGCGCTGTTCTTTAACATCGTGATGCTGATCGCGCTCCTGAGCGTCATCGGCGCGACGCTGACCCTTCCGGGCATTGCCGGCATCGTGCTGACCATCGGCATGGCGGTCGATTCCAACGTGCTGATCTATGAACGCATCCGCGAGGAGCGGCGACGCAACGGGCGAAGCGTGGTCCAGTCGGTCGATGCGGGTTTCCGCAAGGCCTTCGGAACCATCATCGACGCCAATCTGACGACGCTGATCGCGGCCGTGATCCTGTTCTTCCTCGGCTCCGGTCCGGTGCGCGGCTTCGCCGTCACGCTCGCGATCGGTATCCTGACCACGATCTTCAGCGCCTTCTACCTGACGCGCTTCATGATTTCCGAATGGGTTCGCCGCCGCCGTCCGAAGGAACTGCCGAAGGGCATCCGCACCGGCATGTTCGACGGGATCAACTTCTCTTTCATGAGTTTCCGCAGGATTTCCTTCGCCGCCTCGGCGATCCTGACGGTGGCTTCCGTTGTCGGCTTTGCCACGCACGGGATGAATCTCGGTATCGATTTTACCGGCGGTTCGGTCGTGCAGGTGGAATCGAAATCCGGCCCCGCCGATATCGGCCAGATCCGCTCCGACCTGAACAACCTCAATATCGGCGCCGTGCAGGCCCAGGGATTCGGCTCCGACAGGGATGTGCTGATCCGCGTCCCGGCGCAGGATGGCGGCGCCAATGCCGAACAGAGCGCGATTTCCAAGATCCGTTCCTCGCTCGAAAGCAGCTACGATTTCGTCCGCGTCGAGGTCGTCGGTCCGGTCGTCTCCGGCGAACTGTCCCGCTCGGCCACGATCGGCGTTCTCGCCTCTCTGATCGCGATCCTGATGTATATCTGGTTCCGATTCGAATGGCAGTTCGCCGTCGGCGCGATCATCGCGACCGCCCACGACGTGCTCCTGACCATCGGTATTTTCGTGCTGACGGGGGTCGAGTTCAACCTCACCAGTATTGCCGCGGTGCTGACGATCGTCGGCTATTCGCTGAACGATACGGTGGTGGTCTATGACCGCGTGCGCGAGAACCTCAGGCGATATCAGAAGATGCCGCTGCCGGAACTGCTCGACATCTCGATCAATCACACGCTGTCGCGCACCATCCTGACGGCCCTGACCACGATGCTGGCGCTCGCCGCGCTCTATCTTTTCGGCGGCGAGGTGATCCGTTCCTTCACCTTCGCGATGCTGTTCGGGGTGGCGATCGGCACCTATTCGTCGATCTATATCGCGGCGCCGATCCTGATCGCCTTCAAGCTCCGCCCGGACACTTTCCAGAAGAAGGACGAGGAAAAAGGCGCGCCCGAGGAACAGGGAACCGTGACGGGGATCTGA
- the trmFO gene encoding methylenetetrahydrofolate--tRNA-(uracil(54)-C(5))-methyltransferase (FADH(2)-oxidizing) TrmFO: MPDPSISPNPIHVIGGGLAGSEAAWQIASRGIPVILHEMRGVRETAAHKTDGLAELVCSNSFRSDDATSNAVGVIHAEMRMANSLIMACADAHQVPAGGALAVDRDGFSNAVTEKLAAHPLITIVREEMTALPPEEWDQTIIATGPLTAPALAEAISAKTGKEALAFFDAIAPIVYRDTVDMDICWYQSRYDKVGPGGTGKDYINCPMNEAEYNAFIDALVAGDKTDFKEWEGTPYFDGCLPIEVMAERGRETLRHGPMKPMGLTNAHKPDEKPYAVVQLRQDNALGTLYNMVGFQTKLRYGAQKDVLKMIPGLQEAEFARLGGLHRNTYLNAPTLLDRTLALKGRPGLRFAGQITGCEGYVESAGIGLLAGRFAAAERLGREPVAPPPETALGALLGHVTGGHISHEEEGGKRSFQPMNINFGLFPELEPGALIDPETGKRPRGKAKSSVKKQLVAKRALEACKAWVDA; this comes from the coding sequence ATGCCCGACCCCAGCATATCACCGAACCCCATCCACGTCATCGGCGGCGGTCTTGCCGGCTCCGAAGCGGCATGGCAGATCGCCAGTCGCGGCATTCCGGTGATCCTGCACGAGATGCGCGGCGTGCGCGAGACGGCGGCCCACAAGACCGACGGGCTCGCCGAACTGGTCTGTTCCAATTCCTTTCGCTCCGATGATGCGACCAGCAATGCCGTCGGCGTCATCCACGCCGAAATGCGCATGGCGAACTCGCTGATCATGGCCTGCGCGGATGCGCACCAGGTGCCGGCCGGCGGCGCGCTGGCGGTCGACCGCGACGGTTTTTCAAACGCCGTCACCGAAAAGCTCGCCGCCCATCCGTTGATTACGATCGTGCGCGAGGAAATGACGGCTCTGCCGCCGGAGGAGTGGGATCAGACGATCATCGCGACCGGGCCGCTGACCGCCCCTGCCCTTGCCGAGGCGATCAGCGCGAAGACCGGAAAGGAGGCTCTCGCCTTCTTCGATGCCATCGCGCCGATCGTCTACCGCGACACGGTCGACATGGATATCTGCTGGTACCAGTCCCGCTACGACAAGGTCGGGCCCGGCGGCACGGGCAAGGACTACATCAACTGCCCGATGAACGAGGCGGAGTACAACGCCTTCATCGACGCGCTGGTTGCCGGCGACAAGACCGACTTCAAGGAATGGGAGGGCACGCCCTATTTCGACGGCTGCCTGCCGATCGAGGTCATGGCCGAGCGCGGCCGCGAGACGCTGCGCCACGGCCCGATGAAGCCCATGGGCCTCACCAATGCCCACAAGCCCGATGAAAAGCCCTATGCGGTCGTCCAGCTGCGCCAGGACAACGCGCTCGGCACGCTCTACAACATGGTCGGCTTCCAGACCAAGCTGCGCTATGGCGCGCAGAAGGACGTCCTGAAGATGATTCCGGGCCTTCAGGAGGCCGAATTCGCCCGCCTCGGCGGCCTGCACCGCAACACCTATCTGAACGCGCCGACGCTGCTCGATCGAACGCTGGCGCTGAAGGGCCGTCCGGGCCTCCGCTTTGCCGGCCAGATCACCGGCTGCGAGGGGTATGTGGAAAGCGCCGGCATCGGGCTTCTGGCCGGGCGATTCGCGGCCGCCGAACGTCTGGGTCGCGAACCCGTCGCCCCGCCGCCGGAAACGGCGCTGGGCGCGCTGCTCGGCCATGTCACCGGCGGCCATATCTCGCACGAGGAAGAAGGCGGCAAACGCTCCTTCCAGCCGATGAACATCAATTTCGGCCTGTTCCCCGAGCTTGAGCCCGGCGCGCTGATCGATCCGGAAACGGGAAAGCGCCCGCGCGGCAAGGCCAAGTCATCGGTGAAGAAACAGCTCGTCGCCAAACGGGCGCTGGAGGCGTGCAAGGCTTGGGTGGACGCCTGA
- a CDS encoding phosphoketolase translates to MEQITPDGARNILAPEELDLMNRYWQAANYLSVGQIYLMGNPLLKEPLAEEDVKPRLLGHWGTTPGLNFIYVHLNRVIKKYDASTIYICGPGHGGPGLVANAYLDGTYTEVYPEITEDTEGMRKLFKQFSFPGGIPSHVAPETPGSIHEGGELGYALVHAFGAAYDNPDLIVACVVGDGEAETGPLAASWHSNKFLNPINDGAVLPILHLNGYKIANPTLMARMSKKDLTDLFQGYGYEPFYVEGDDPEYMHQRMAEVMEECYARIREIQSEARAEGTVYEMPRWPMIILRSPKGWTGPKFVDNKKVEDFWRSHQVPISEARQNADHRSQLEDWLKSYGPDRLFDENGRLVPELKALAPEGDLRMSANPHTNGGVLRKELKMPDFRELAVDVTQPGAVMTSATKRLGMLLREVMKLNAEERNFRLMGPDETASNRLQDVFEVTDRVWMADILEYDEGVARDGRVMEVLSEHLCQGWLEGYLLTGRHGLFSCYEAFIHIIDSMFNQHAKWLKTTQHMAWRKPISSLNYLLTSHVWRQDHNGFSHQDPGFIDHVVNKKADVVRTYFPPDANTLLVVGDHILRTYNRVNVIVAGKQPQPQWLSIEEAIVHCDTGLGEWKWASNVPEGEEPDVVMAAAGDVPTLEMMAAVDILRQKLPEMKVKVVNVVDLMALQPKEEHPHGIRDADFDALFTENKPVIFAYHGYPWLIHRLAYRRHNHNNIHVRGYVEEGTTTTPFDMVVQNRLDRYHLAMDAIERAGGFGERGAAALNYLKEMRAKHHDYVREHGQDMPEILDWKWPYPKG, encoded by the coding sequence ATGGAACAGATCACGCCTGATGGAGCCCGGAATATTCTGGCGCCCGAAGAACTGGATCTGATGAATAGATACTGGCAGGCGGCCAATTACCTGTCGGTTGGTCAGATCTATCTGATGGGCAACCCCCTGCTGAAGGAGCCGCTCGCCGAAGAAGACGTCAAGCCGCGCCTGCTCGGCCACTGGGGCACGACGCCCGGGCTGAACTTCATCTATGTTCACCTGAACCGCGTCATCAAGAAATACGATGCCAGCACGATCTATATCTGCGGTCCCGGTCACGGCGGCCCCGGTCTGGTCGCCAATGCCTATCTCGACGGCACCTATACCGAAGTCTATCCGGAGATCACGGAAGACACGGAAGGCATGCGCAAGCTGTTCAAGCAGTTCTCGTTCCCCGGCGGCATTCCGAGCCACGTCGCTCCCGAAACGCCCGGATCGATCCATGAAGGCGGCGAGCTGGGTTACGCCCTGGTCCACGCATTCGGCGCGGCCTACGACAATCCCGACCTGATCGTTGCCTGCGTCGTCGGCGACGGTGAAGCCGAAACCGGCCCGCTTGCCGCGTCGTGGCATTCGAACAAGTTCCTGAACCCGATCAATGACGGCGCGGTTCTGCCGATCCTGCACCTCAACGGCTACAAGATCGCCAATCCGACCCTGATGGCCCGGATGAGCAAGAAGGACCTGACCGACCTCTTCCAGGGGTATGGCTACGAACCCTTCTACGTGGAAGGCGACGACCCGGAATACATGCATCAGCGCATGGCCGAGGTCATGGAAGAGTGCTACGCCCGCATCCGCGAGATCCAGTCGGAAGCCCGCGCCGAAGGCACGGTCTACGAAATGCCGCGCTGGCCGATGATCATCCTCAGGAGCCCCAAGGGCTGGACCGGCCCGAAATTCGTCGACAACAAGAAGGTCGAGGATTTCTGGCGCTCGCACCAGGTGCCGATCTCGGAAGCCCGCCAGAACGCCGATCACCGCAGCCAGCTCGAAGACTGGTTGAAGAGCTACGGCCCGGACAGGCTGTTTGACGAAAACGGCAGGCTGGTCCCCGAGCTGAAGGCGCTGGCGCCCGAAGGCGATCTGCGCATGAGCGCCAACCCGCACACCAATGGCGGCGTCCTGCGCAAGGAACTGAAGATGCCCGACTTCCGCGAACTCGCGGTGGACGTGACGCAGCCGGGCGCCGTGATGACCTCGGCAACCAAGCGTCTCGGCATGTTGCTGCGCGAAGTCATGAAGCTCAACGCCGAGGAACGCAACTTCCGCCTGATGGGCCCCGACGAAACCGCCTCGAACCGCCTGCAGGACGTTTTCGAAGTCACCGACCGCGTCTGGATGGCCGACATCCTTGAGTATGACGAAGGCGTTGCCCGCGACGGCCGCGTGATGGAAGTCCTGAGCGAACATCTGTGCCAGGGCTGGCTGGAAGGCTACCTGCTGACGGGCCGCCACGGTCTGTTCTCGTGCTACGAAGCCTTCATCCACATCATCGACTCGATGTTCAACCAGCATGCGAAGTGGCTGAAGACCACCCAGCATATGGCATGGCGCAAGCCGATCTCGTCGCTGAACTACCTTCTGACCTCGCATGTATGGCGTCAGGACCACAACGGCTTCAGCCACCAGGATCCGGGCTTCATCGACCACGTCGTCAACAAGAAGGCCGACGTCGTCCGCACCTATTTCCCGCCGGATGCCAACACGCTTCTGGTTGTCGGTGACCACATCCTGCGCACCTATAACCGCGTCAACGTGATCGTTGCCGGCAAGCAGCCGCAGCCGCAATGGTTGTCGATCGAGGAAGCCATCGTGCATTGCGACACCGGTCTCGGCGAATGGAAGTGGGCAAGCAACGTTCCGGAAGGCGAAGAGCCCGATGTCGTCATGGCTGCGGCCGGCGACGTCCCGACGCTGGAAATGATGGCCGCCGTCGACATTCTCCGCCAGAAGCTGCCGGAAATGAAGGTCAAGGTCGTCAACGTCGTCGACCTCATGGCCCTGCAGCCGAAGGAAGAGCACCCGCACGGCATCCGCGACGCGGACTTCGATGCGCTCTTTACCGAGAACAAGCCGGTCATCTTCGCCTATCACGGCTATCCCTGGCTCATTCACCGCCTGGCCTACCGCCGTCACAACCACAACAACATCCACGTTCGTGGCTATGTTGAAGAGGGAACGACGACGACGCCGTTCGACATGGTTGTCCAGAACCGCCTCGACCGCTACCATCTGGCCATGGACGCGATCGAACGTGCAGGCGGATTTGGCGAAAGAGGCGCGGCCGCATTGAACTATCTCAAGGAAATGCGCGCCAAACACCACGATTATGTCCGCGAGCATGGTCAAGACATGCCGGAGATTCTCGATTGGAAATGGCCTTATCCCAAGGGCTGA
- a CDS encoding ATP-binding protein: protein MDKTSESALIAEVRRLADALERMGPVRPRENDLDAADCFVWKPEERYLSPVVAPSRVPLALIRGVDHVRDILHENTLRFAEGFPANNALLWGARGMGKSSLVKAIHAEIARKPAMKLKLVELYREDIGSLGALLDILKTSQYRFLLFTDDLSFDHDDAAYKSLKAALDGGVEGRPENVLLYATSNRRHLMPRDMIENERSTAINPSEATEEKVSLSDRFGLWLGFHKCSQDDYLAMIDGYAAHFGLEGGKEALHAEALTWATTRGGRSGRVAWQFIQDIAGRQRRHLGG, encoded by the coding sequence TTGGACAAGACATCCGAAAGCGCGCTGATCGCCGAAGTCAGACGCCTGGCCGACGCGCTGGAGCGCATGGGCCCGGTGAGGCCGCGGGAAAATGACCTCGACGCCGCCGACTGTTTCGTCTGGAAGCCGGAGGAGCGCTATCTCTCGCCCGTGGTAGCCCCCAGTCGCGTTCCCCTTGCCCTGATCCGGGGCGTCGACCATGTGCGCGACATCCTGCACGAGAACACGCTGCGGTTCGCCGAGGGTTTTCCGGCCAACAACGCGCTCCTGTGGGGCGCGCGCGGCATGGGGAAATCCTCGCTGGTGAAAGCGATCCACGCCGAGATCGCCCGCAAGCCTGCAATGAAGCTGAAACTGGTGGAGCTCTACCGGGAGGATATCGGTTCGCTCGGCGCGCTTCTCGACATTCTCAAGACGTCGCAGTACCGGTTCCTGCTGTTCACCGACGACCTGTCCTTCGATCATGATGACGCGGCCTACAAATCGCTGAAGGCGGCGCTTGACGGCGGCGTGGAGGGGCGGCCGGAAAATGTGCTGCTCTATGCCACCTCCAACCGACGCCACCTGATGCCGCGCGACATGATCGAGAACGAACGGTCGACCGCGATAAACCCGTCGGAGGCAACCGAGGAAAAGGTCTCGCTGTCCGATCGCTTCGGTCTCTGGCTCGGCTTCCACAAATGCAGCCAGGACGACTATCTCGCGATGATCGACGGCTATGCCGCCCATTTCGGGCTTGAAGGCGGGAAAGAAGCGCTGCACGCAGAAGCACTGACCTGGGCAACGACGCGCGGCGGACGTTCGGGCCGCGTCGCCTGGCAGTTCATCCAGGATATCGCCGGCCGCCAGCGCAGGCACCTTGGGGGCTGA
- a CDS encoding Mth938-like domain-containing protein, whose amino-acid sequence MARGIEIREAHFPGKAPIDTYGNGGFRFADMSHRGSLLCVPSGIHGWDVSAPEEMNIASFERVLDQADEIEVLLVGTGLDMVILPRPLREALREKKIVADPMNTGAAVRTYNILLGEERAVAAALIAV is encoded by the coding sequence ATGGCGCGTGGTATCGAGATTCGCGAGGCGCATTTTCCGGGCAAGGCGCCGATCGACACCTATGGCAATGGCGGCTTCCGCTTTGCCGACATGTCGCATCGCGGCTCGCTGCTGTGCGTGCCGTCCGGCATCCATGGCTGGGACGTGAGCGCGCCCGAGGAGATGAACATCGCTTCCTTCGAGCGGGTGCTGGACCAGGCTGACGAGATCGAGGTCCTGCTGGTCGGAACCGGCCTCGACATGGTGATCCTGCCCAGGCCGCTGCGCGAGGCCCTGCGTGAAAAGAAGATCGTCGCCGATCCGATGAATACCGGGGCGGCGGTCAGGACCTACAACATTCTGCTCGGAGAAGAGCGCGCGGTCGCCGCCGCGCTGATCGCCGTTTGA
- a CDS encoding phytoene/squalene synthase family protein yields the protein MTDHAETERLLLAELREADRDRYLAALLSPADKRPALAALYLFNAELARVRDRVSEPLPGEVRLQYWRDLLEGADHGSTAANPTAAALLAAIETYNLPRDPLARMCEARIFDLYDDPMDTTTDFEGYAGETASALIQLASLVLDPTAAAAGATAAGHAGVAQAVAGSILLLPRHRAAGQVFVPAEILSATGLDRESFLIASDRERVGNAIRAFAAFGLSHLSRFRAEGRIAKTLAPAYLPMSASENILVKAEALGESALEHTVRPSQWKRQLVMMRALLFRKF from the coding sequence GTGACCGATCACGCCGAAACCGAACGACTTCTGCTTGCCGAACTGCGCGAGGCCGATCGCGACCGCTATCTGGCCGCGTTGCTGTCCCCCGCAGACAAGCGTCCGGCCCTTGCCGCGCTCTATCTCTTCAATGCCGAACTGGCCCGGGTGCGCGACCGCGTCAGCGAGCCCCTGCCGGGGGAGGTCAGGCTGCAATACTGGCGTGACCTGCTCGAGGGCGCCGACCACGGATCGACGGCGGCAAACCCGACGGCTGCAGCGCTTCTTGCGGCGATAGAGACCTACAACCTTCCGCGCGATCCGCTGGCGCGCATGTGCGAAGCGCGGATCTTCGACCTCTACGACGACCCGATGGACACGACGACGGATTTCGAAGGCTATGCCGGCGAAACGGCCTCGGCGCTCATTCAGCTCGCGAGCCTCGTGCTCGACCCGACGGCGGCCGCTGCCGGAGCGACGGCCGCCGGTCACGCGGGCGTGGCGCAGGCCGTTGCCGGTTCGATCCTGTTGCTGCCGCGTCACAGGGCCGCCGGTCAGGTGTTCGTGCCCGCCGAAATCCTGTCCGCCACGGGTCTTGATCGGGAAAGCTTCCTGATCGCCAGCGATCGCGAGCGGGTCGGCAACGCGATCCGCGCCTTCGCCGCGTTCGGTCTTTCCCACCTCTCCAGATTCAGGGCGGAGGGGCGGATCGCGAAAACGCTTGCGCCGGCCTATCTTCCTATGTCAGCCTCGGAGAACATTCTTGTAAAGGCCGAGGCTTTGGGAGAAAGTGCGCTGGAACACACGGTGCGGCCTTCGCAGTGGAAGAGGCAGCTTGTGATGATGCGCGCTTTGCTGTTTCGTAAGTTTTAA
- a CDS encoding acetate/propionate family kinase has product MNGTVLALNAGSSSLKFRLYEVEGDHFSLVLRGQFDGVNENPRLVVKEAGGKEICNMDLEIGEHMQEDMLERIFGVIKPYTANSPLQAVGHRVLHGGGRFADPVLLDDEIVSYLETLIPMGPLHQPANLASIKLFRRIRPDLPQVACFDTAFHVNIDERAARYPIPLEYEAKGYRRFGFHGLSYTYIADRLREISDYLVKKRTVVAHLGSGSSMCAMRNGKAIDTTMGLTPLGGLMMGTRSGTVDPGLVLTLMEAENLTPAEIKHMLYYKSGLLGVSGISGDLRVLMESKDPNARKAIDLFVFRACRELSIMVATMEGMESLVFSAGIGENSPVIRKMICDRLGWLGVQLDDDANNANAEIISCPESRVEVRVIPTDEEIVLARQTARVVSEAVKAGREPSYA; this is encoded by the coding sequence ATGAATGGCACAGTACTGGCATTGAATGCCGGATCATCCAGCCTCAAATTCCGTCTTTACGAAGTCGAGGGTGATCATTTTTCTCTTGTCCTGCGCGGTCAGTTTGACGGCGTAAACGAAAACCCCCGTCTTGTTGTGAAGGAAGCCGGCGGCAAGGAAATCTGCAATATGGATCTCGAAATCGGGGAACATATGCAGGAAGACATGCTCGAGCGCATCTTCGGCGTCATCAAGCCCTACACCGCAAACAGCCCGCTGCAGGCCGTTGGTCATCGCGTGCTTCACGGCGGCGGCCGGTTCGCCGATCCGGTCCTGCTCGATGACGAGATCGTTTCCTACCTCGAGACGCTTATTCCCATGGGGCCGCTGCACCAGCCGGCCAACCTCGCCTCGATCAAGCTTTTCCGTCGCATCCGTCCCGACCTTCCCCAGGTCGCATGCTTCGACACCGCCTTCCACGTCAATATCGACGAGCGCGCGGCGCGCTATCCGATCCCGCTGGAATATGAAGCCAAGGGTTACCGCCGCTTCGGCTTCCACGGCCTGTCCTACACCTATATCGCCGATCGTCTGCGCGAGATCTCGGACTATCTGGTCAAGAAGCGCACCGTCGTTGCCCATCTCGGCAGCGGTTCGTCGATGTGCGCCATGCGCAACGGCAAGGCCATCGACACGACCATGGGCCTGACGCCGCTCGGCGGGCTGATGATGGGCACGCGCTCCGGCACGGTCGATCCCGGCCTGGTGCTGACGCTGATGGAAGCGGAGAACCTGACGCCGGCAGAAATCAAGCACATGCTTTACTACAAATCCGGTCTGCTTGGCGTTTCCGGCATTTCCGGCGACCTGCGCGTGCTGATGGAAAGCAAAGACCCGAACGCCAGGAAGGCGATCGATCTGTTCGTCTTCCGCGCCTGCCGCGAACTGTCGATCATGGTCGCCACCATGGAAGGCATGGAATCGCTGGTCTTCAGCGCCGGCATTGGCGAGAACTCGCCGGTCATCCGCAAGATGATCTGCGACCGTCTCGGCTGGCTCGGGGTTCAACTGGACGACGACGCCAACAACGCCAATGCGGAAATCATCTCCTGCCCGGAAAGCCGCGTGGAAGTCCGCGTCATTCCGACCGATGAGGAAATCGTTCTTGCCCGCCAGACCGCGCGCGTTGTCAGCGAGGCGGTGAAGGCGGGGCGGGAACCGTCCTACGCCTGA
- the yajC gene encoding preprotein translocase subunit YajC — MFSTAYAQAAGGAGAMGSGLEMIFLFVPLMAIWYFLLIRPQRRQAKKRQETLAAIRRGDQVVTGGGIVGKVTKVVDDSELEVEIAEGVRVRIMRSYVSDVRVKGEPVKTEDAKPKS; from the coding sequence ATGTTTAGCACGGCTTACGCCCAGGCAGCGGGCGGCGCAGGCGCGATGGGATCGGGTCTCGAAATGATCTTCCTGTTCGTGCCGTTGATGGCGATCTGGTATTTCCTGCTCATTCGCCCGCAGCGTCGCCAGGCAAAGAAACGACAGGAAACGCTGGCCGCGATCCGGCGCGGCGATCAGGTGGTGACGGGCGGCGGCATCGTCGGCAAGGTTACCAAGGTGGTCGACGACAGCGAACTCGAAGTCGAGATTGCCGAAGGCGTGCGGGTCCGGATCATGCGCAGCTATGTGTCCGACGTGCGCGTGAAGGGCGAGCCGGTGAAAACCGAGGATGCCAAGCCGAAAAGCTGA